Proteins encoded within one genomic window of Episyrphus balteatus chromosome 1, idEpiBalt1.1, whole genome shotgun sequence:
- the LOC129906393 gene encoding protein cycle isoform X7: MNTYINELSSIIPICNTMHRKLDKLTVLRLAVQHLKSVRGTVKPFYECTYQPEFLSDQELKDLILQAADGFLFVVGCDRGRILFISESVSSVLNCTQNDLLGQSWFDILHPKDVAKVKEQLSSMEPGPRERLVDAKTMLPVKTQVPQGIYRLCSGARRSFFCRMKLKLPKRQIKDESDTSSSSISSNKRKSKLSTSRKYRVFQCTGYLKSWIPFKLEEQEDVDEQHSNMSCLVAIGRVQPNILEANIPSSLDNHPNIRQLLFISRHSVDGKFIFIDQRSTLVIGFLPQELLGTSFYEYFHHEDIPALAESHKTVLQNSEKITTQVYRFRCKENRFIQLQSEWKAFKNPWTLDIDYIIAKNTVFL; encoded by the exons ATGAACACTTATATAAATGAGCTTTCGTCTATTATCCCAATATGTAATACAATGCATAGAAAGTTAGACAAACTGACAGTTCTCCGCTTGGCTGTACAGCACCTCAAAAGTGTTCGTGGAACTGTTAAACCTTTTTATGAATGCACTTATCAACCAGAATTTCTTTCGGACCAAGAGCTTAAAGATTTGATTTTACAAGCTGCAGATGGCTTTCTTTTCGTTGTTGGCTGCGACAGAGGTCGAATTCtatttatttcagaatcagTTTCTTCTGTCCTTAATTGTACGCAAAATGATTTGCTTGGTCAGAGTTGGTTTGATATTCTCCATCCAAAAGACGTAGCAAAAGTGAAGGAGCAGCTTTCATCTATGGAACCAGGCCCTCGGGAACGCCTAGTAGACGCTAAAA CAATGCTTCCGGTAAAAACCCAAGTACCCCAAGGCATATATCGCCTTTGTTCGGGAGCAAGAAGATCTTTTTTTTGCCGCATGAAATTGAAATTACCGAAGCGTCAAATTAAGGATGAATCAGATACTTCTTCAAGTTCAataagctcaaataaaagaaaatcaaaactaAGTACAAGCAGAAAATATCGCGTTTTTCAGTGTACAGGCTACCTCAAGTCATGGATACCTTTCAAACTTGAAGAGCAGGAAGATGTAGATGAACAACATTCAAATATGTCATGCCTTGTCGCAATAGGCAGGGTACAACCAAATATTTTAGAAGCTAATATACCATCGTCACTTGACAACCATCCAAACATTCGACAATTGTTATTCATATCTAGACATTCAGTAGATGGAAAATTCATATTTATTGACCAAAG GTCCACCCTTGTAATCGGGTTTTTGCCGCAAGAACTGCTTGGAACAAGTTTTTATGAGTATTTTCATCATGAAGACATACCAGCTCTTGCAGAATCCCACAAAACAGTGTtacaaaattcagaaaaaataacaacacaAGTTTACAGGTTCAGGTGCAAGGAAAATCGATTCATTCAATTACAAAGTGAATGGAAAGCTTTCAAAAACCCTTGGACGTTAGATATTGACTATATAATAGCCAAAAATACAGTTTTCTTATAA
- the LOC129906393 gene encoding protein cycle isoform X2 — translation MMSWAILRGSEFDTLDEEIIEEKTTKTFDENKKQNHSEIEKRRRDKMNTYINELSSIIPICNTMHRKLDKLTVLRLAVQHLKSVRGTVKPFYECTYQPEFLSDQELKDLILQAADGFLFVVGCDRGRILFISESVSSVLNCTQNDLLGQSWFDILHPKDVAKVKEQLSSMEPGPRERLVDAKTMLPVKTQVPQGIYRLCSGARRSFFCRMKLKLPKRQIKDESDTSSSSISSNKRKSKLSTSRKYRVFQCTGYLKSWIPFKLEEQEDVDEQHSNMSCLVAIGRVQPNILEANIPSSLDNHPNIRQLLFISRHSVDGKFIFIDQRSTLVIGFLPQELLGTSFYEYFHHEDIPALAESHKTVLQNSEKITTQVYRFRCKENRFIQLQSEWKAFKNPWTLDIDYIIAKNTVFL, via the exons gCAAAATCATAGTGAAATTGAGAAACGAAGACGAGATAAAATGAACACTTATATAAATGAGCTTTCGTCTATTATCCCAATATGTAATACAATGCATAGAAAGTTAGACAAACTGACAGTTCTCCGCTTGGCTGTACAGCACCTCAAAAGTGTTCGTGGAACTGTTAAACCTTTTTATGAATGCACTTATCAACCAGAATTTCTTTCGGACCAAGAGCTTAAAGATTTGATTTTACAAGCTGCAGATGGCTTTCTTTTCGTTGTTGGCTGCGACAGAGGTCGAATTCtatttatttcagaatcagTTTCTTCTGTCCTTAATTGTACGCAAAATGATTTGCTTGGTCAGAGTTGGTTTGATATTCTCCATCCAAAAGACGTAGCAAAAGTGAAGGAGCAGCTTTCATCTATGGAACCAGGCCCTCGGGAACGCCTAGTAGACGCTAAAA CAATGCTTCCGGTAAAAACCCAAGTACCCCAAGGCATATATCGCCTTTGTTCGGGAGCAAGAAGATCTTTTTTTTGCCGCATGAAATTGAAATTACCGAAGCGTCAAATTAAGGATGAATCAGATACTTCTTCAAGTTCAataagctcaaataaaagaaaatcaaaactaAGTACAAGCAGAAAATATCGCGTTTTTCAGTGTACAGGCTACCTCAAGTCATGGATACCTTTCAAACTTGAAGAGCAGGAAGATGTAGATGAACAACATTCAAATATGTCATGCCTTGTCGCAATAGGCAGGGTACAACCAAATATTTTAGAAGCTAATATACCATCGTCACTTGACAACCATCCAAACATTCGACAATTGTTATTCATATCTAGACATTCAGTAGATGGAAAATTCATATTTATTGACCAAAG GTCCACCCTTGTAATCGGGTTTTTGCCGCAAGAACTGCTTGGAACAAGTTTTTATGAGTATTTTCATCATGAAGACATACCAGCTCTTGCAGAATCCCACAAAACAGTGTtacaaaattcagaaaaaataacaacacaAGTTTACAGGTTCAGGTGCAAGGAAAATCGATTCATTCAATTACAAAGTGAATGGAAAGCTTTCAAAAACCCTTGGACGTTAGATATTGACTATATAATAGCCAAAAATACAGTTTTCTTATAA
- the LOC129906393 gene encoding protein cycle isoform X5 produces the protein MPFAAEFSKFQQTPIRKRWQNHSEIEKRRRDKMNTYINELSSIIPICNTMHRKLDKLTVLRLAVQHLKSVRGTVKPFYECTYQPEFLSDQELKDLILQAADGFLFVVGCDRGRILFISESVSSVLNCTQNDLLGQSWFDILHPKDVAKVKEQLSSMEPGPRERLVDAKTMLPVKTQVPQGIYRLCSGARRSFFCRMKLKLPKRQIKDESDTSSSSISSNKRKSKLSTSRKYRVFQCTGYLKSWIPFKLEEQEDVDEQHSNMSCLVAIGRVQPNILEANIPSSLDNHPNIRQLLFISRHSVDGKFIFIDQRSTLVIGFLPQELLGTSFYEYFHHEDIPALAESHKTVLQNSEKITTQVYRFRCKENRFIQLQSEWKAFKNPWTLDIDYIIAKNTVFL, from the exons gCAAAATCATAGTGAAATTGAGAAACGAAGACGAGATAAAATGAACACTTATATAAATGAGCTTTCGTCTATTATCCCAATATGTAATACAATGCATAGAAAGTTAGACAAACTGACAGTTCTCCGCTTGGCTGTACAGCACCTCAAAAGTGTTCGTGGAACTGTTAAACCTTTTTATGAATGCACTTATCAACCAGAATTTCTTTCGGACCAAGAGCTTAAAGATTTGATTTTACAAGCTGCAGATGGCTTTCTTTTCGTTGTTGGCTGCGACAGAGGTCGAATTCtatttatttcagaatcagTTTCTTCTGTCCTTAATTGTACGCAAAATGATTTGCTTGGTCAGAGTTGGTTTGATATTCTCCATCCAAAAGACGTAGCAAAAGTGAAGGAGCAGCTTTCATCTATGGAACCAGGCCCTCGGGAACGCCTAGTAGACGCTAAAA CAATGCTTCCGGTAAAAACCCAAGTACCCCAAGGCATATATCGCCTTTGTTCGGGAGCAAGAAGATCTTTTTTTTGCCGCATGAAATTGAAATTACCGAAGCGTCAAATTAAGGATGAATCAGATACTTCTTCAAGTTCAataagctcaaataaaagaaaatcaaaactaAGTACAAGCAGAAAATATCGCGTTTTTCAGTGTACAGGCTACCTCAAGTCATGGATACCTTTCAAACTTGAAGAGCAGGAAGATGTAGATGAACAACATTCAAATATGTCATGCCTTGTCGCAATAGGCAGGGTACAACCAAATATTTTAGAAGCTAATATACCATCGTCACTTGACAACCATCCAAACATTCGACAATTGTTATTCATATCTAGACATTCAGTAGATGGAAAATTCATATTTATTGACCAAAG GTCCACCCTTGTAATCGGGTTTTTGCCGCAAGAACTGCTTGGAACAAGTTTTTATGAGTATTTTCATCATGAAGACATACCAGCTCTTGCAGAATCCCACAAAACAGTGTtacaaaattcagaaaaaataacaacacaAGTTTACAGGTTCAGGTGCAAGGAAAATCGATTCATTCAATTACAAAGTGAATGGAAAGCTTTCAAAAACCCTTGGACGTTAGATATTGACTATATAATAGCCAAAAATACAGTTTTCTTATAA
- the LOC129906393 gene encoding protein cycle isoform X6: MMSWQNHSEIEKRRRDKMNTYINELSSIIPICNTMHRKLDKLTVLRLAVQHLKSVRGTVKPFYECTYQPEFLSDQELKDLILQAADGFLFVVGCDRGRILFISESVSSVLNCTQNDLLGQSWFDILHPKDVAKVKEQLSSMEPGPRERLVDAKTMLPVKTQVPQGIYRLCSGARRSFFCRMKLKLPKRQIKDESDTSSSSISSNKRKSKLSTSRKYRVFQCTGYLKSWIPFKLEEQEDVDEQHSNMSCLVAIGRVQPNILEANIPSSLDNHPNIRQLLFISRHSVDGKFIFIDQRSTLVIGFLPQELLGTSFYEYFHHEDIPALAESHKTVLQNSEKITTQVYRFRCKENRFIQLQSEWKAFKNPWTLDIDYIIAKNTVFL; the protein is encoded by the exons gCAAAATCATAGTGAAATTGAGAAACGAAGACGAGATAAAATGAACACTTATATAAATGAGCTTTCGTCTATTATCCCAATATGTAATACAATGCATAGAAAGTTAGACAAACTGACAGTTCTCCGCTTGGCTGTACAGCACCTCAAAAGTGTTCGTGGAACTGTTAAACCTTTTTATGAATGCACTTATCAACCAGAATTTCTTTCGGACCAAGAGCTTAAAGATTTGATTTTACAAGCTGCAGATGGCTTTCTTTTCGTTGTTGGCTGCGACAGAGGTCGAATTCtatttatttcagaatcagTTTCTTCTGTCCTTAATTGTACGCAAAATGATTTGCTTGGTCAGAGTTGGTTTGATATTCTCCATCCAAAAGACGTAGCAAAAGTGAAGGAGCAGCTTTCATCTATGGAACCAGGCCCTCGGGAACGCCTAGTAGACGCTAAAA CAATGCTTCCGGTAAAAACCCAAGTACCCCAAGGCATATATCGCCTTTGTTCGGGAGCAAGAAGATCTTTTTTTTGCCGCATGAAATTGAAATTACCGAAGCGTCAAATTAAGGATGAATCAGATACTTCTTCAAGTTCAataagctcaaataaaagaaaatcaaaactaAGTACAAGCAGAAAATATCGCGTTTTTCAGTGTACAGGCTACCTCAAGTCATGGATACCTTTCAAACTTGAAGAGCAGGAAGATGTAGATGAACAACATTCAAATATGTCATGCCTTGTCGCAATAGGCAGGGTACAACCAAATATTTTAGAAGCTAATATACCATCGTCACTTGACAACCATCCAAACATTCGACAATTGTTATTCATATCTAGACATTCAGTAGATGGAAAATTCATATTTATTGACCAAAG GTCCACCCTTGTAATCGGGTTTTTGCCGCAAGAACTGCTTGGAACAAGTTTTTATGAGTATTTTCATCATGAAGACATACCAGCTCTTGCAGAATCCCACAAAACAGTGTtacaaaattcagaaaaaataacaacacaAGTTTACAGGTTCAGGTGCAAGGAAAATCGATTCATTCAATTACAAAGTGAATGGAAAGCTTTCAAAAACCCTTGGACGTTAGATATTGACTATATAATAGCCAAAAATACAGTTTTCTTATAA
- the LOC129906393 gene encoding protein cycle isoform X3 — protein MCLLYLREFDTLDEEIIEEKTTKTFDENKKQNHSEIEKRRRDKMNTYINELSSIIPICNTMHRKLDKLTVLRLAVQHLKSVRGTVKPFYECTYQPEFLSDQELKDLILQAADGFLFVVGCDRGRILFISESVSSVLNCTQNDLLGQSWFDILHPKDVAKVKEQLSSMEPGPRERLVDAKTMLPVKTQVPQGIYRLCSGARRSFFCRMKLKLPKRQIKDESDTSSSSISSNKRKSKLSTSRKYRVFQCTGYLKSWIPFKLEEQEDVDEQHSNMSCLVAIGRVQPNILEANIPSSLDNHPNIRQLLFISRHSVDGKFIFIDQRSTLVIGFLPQELLGTSFYEYFHHEDIPALAESHKTVLQNSEKITTQVYRFRCKENRFIQLQSEWKAFKNPWTLDIDYIIAKNTVFL, from the exons gCAAAATCATAGTGAAATTGAGAAACGAAGACGAGATAAAATGAACACTTATATAAATGAGCTTTCGTCTATTATCCCAATATGTAATACAATGCATAGAAAGTTAGACAAACTGACAGTTCTCCGCTTGGCTGTACAGCACCTCAAAAGTGTTCGTGGAACTGTTAAACCTTTTTATGAATGCACTTATCAACCAGAATTTCTTTCGGACCAAGAGCTTAAAGATTTGATTTTACAAGCTGCAGATGGCTTTCTTTTCGTTGTTGGCTGCGACAGAGGTCGAATTCtatttatttcagaatcagTTTCTTCTGTCCTTAATTGTACGCAAAATGATTTGCTTGGTCAGAGTTGGTTTGATATTCTCCATCCAAAAGACGTAGCAAAAGTGAAGGAGCAGCTTTCATCTATGGAACCAGGCCCTCGGGAACGCCTAGTAGACGCTAAAA CAATGCTTCCGGTAAAAACCCAAGTACCCCAAGGCATATATCGCCTTTGTTCGGGAGCAAGAAGATCTTTTTTTTGCCGCATGAAATTGAAATTACCGAAGCGTCAAATTAAGGATGAATCAGATACTTCTTCAAGTTCAataagctcaaataaaagaaaatcaaaactaAGTACAAGCAGAAAATATCGCGTTTTTCAGTGTACAGGCTACCTCAAGTCATGGATACCTTTCAAACTTGAAGAGCAGGAAGATGTAGATGAACAACATTCAAATATGTCATGCCTTGTCGCAATAGGCAGGGTACAACCAAATATTTTAGAAGCTAATATACCATCGTCACTTGACAACCATCCAAACATTCGACAATTGTTATTCATATCTAGACATTCAGTAGATGGAAAATTCATATTTATTGACCAAAG GTCCACCCTTGTAATCGGGTTTTTGCCGCAAGAACTGCTTGGAACAAGTTTTTATGAGTATTTTCATCATGAAGACATACCAGCTCTTGCAGAATCCCACAAAACAGTGTtacaaaattcagaaaaaataacaacacaAGTTTACAGGTTCAGGTGCAAGGAAAATCGATTCATTCAATTACAAAGTGAATGGAAAGCTTTCAAAAACCCTTGGACGTTAGATATTGACTATATAATAGCCAAAAATACAGTTTTCTTATAA
- the LOC129906393 gene encoding protein cycle isoform X4, with protein MMSCEFDTLDEEIIEEKTTKTFDENKKQNHSEIEKRRRDKMNTYINELSSIIPICNTMHRKLDKLTVLRLAVQHLKSVRGTVKPFYECTYQPEFLSDQELKDLILQAADGFLFVVGCDRGRILFISESVSSVLNCTQNDLLGQSWFDILHPKDVAKVKEQLSSMEPGPRERLVDAKTMLPVKTQVPQGIYRLCSGARRSFFCRMKLKLPKRQIKDESDTSSSSISSNKRKSKLSTSRKYRVFQCTGYLKSWIPFKLEEQEDVDEQHSNMSCLVAIGRVQPNILEANIPSSLDNHPNIRQLLFISRHSVDGKFIFIDQRSTLVIGFLPQELLGTSFYEYFHHEDIPALAESHKTVLQNSEKITTQVYRFRCKENRFIQLQSEWKAFKNPWTLDIDYIIAKNTVFL; from the exons gCAAAATCATAGTGAAATTGAGAAACGAAGACGAGATAAAATGAACACTTATATAAATGAGCTTTCGTCTATTATCCCAATATGTAATACAATGCATAGAAAGTTAGACAAACTGACAGTTCTCCGCTTGGCTGTACAGCACCTCAAAAGTGTTCGTGGAACTGTTAAACCTTTTTATGAATGCACTTATCAACCAGAATTTCTTTCGGACCAAGAGCTTAAAGATTTGATTTTACAAGCTGCAGATGGCTTTCTTTTCGTTGTTGGCTGCGACAGAGGTCGAATTCtatttatttcagaatcagTTTCTTCTGTCCTTAATTGTACGCAAAATGATTTGCTTGGTCAGAGTTGGTTTGATATTCTCCATCCAAAAGACGTAGCAAAAGTGAAGGAGCAGCTTTCATCTATGGAACCAGGCCCTCGGGAACGCCTAGTAGACGCTAAAA CAATGCTTCCGGTAAAAACCCAAGTACCCCAAGGCATATATCGCCTTTGTTCGGGAGCAAGAAGATCTTTTTTTTGCCGCATGAAATTGAAATTACCGAAGCGTCAAATTAAGGATGAATCAGATACTTCTTCAAGTTCAataagctcaaataaaagaaaatcaaaactaAGTACAAGCAGAAAATATCGCGTTTTTCAGTGTACAGGCTACCTCAAGTCATGGATACCTTTCAAACTTGAAGAGCAGGAAGATGTAGATGAACAACATTCAAATATGTCATGCCTTGTCGCAATAGGCAGGGTACAACCAAATATTTTAGAAGCTAATATACCATCGTCACTTGACAACCATCCAAACATTCGACAATTGTTATTCATATCTAGACATTCAGTAGATGGAAAATTCATATTTATTGACCAAAG GTCCACCCTTGTAATCGGGTTTTTGCCGCAAGAACTGCTTGGAACAAGTTTTTATGAGTATTTTCATCATGAAGACATACCAGCTCTTGCAGAATCCCACAAAACAGTGTtacaaaattcagaaaaaataacaacacaAGTTTACAGGTTCAGGTGCAAGGAAAATCGATTCATTCAATTACAAAGTGAATGGAAAGCTTTCAAAAACCCTTGGACGTTAGATATTGACTATATAATAGCCAAAAATACAGTTTTCTTATAA
- the LOC129906393 gene encoding protein cycle isoform X1, whose product MPFAAEFSKFQQTPIRKRCEFDTLDEEIIEEKTTKTFDENKKQNHSEIEKRRRDKMNTYINELSSIIPICNTMHRKLDKLTVLRLAVQHLKSVRGTVKPFYECTYQPEFLSDQELKDLILQAADGFLFVVGCDRGRILFISESVSSVLNCTQNDLLGQSWFDILHPKDVAKVKEQLSSMEPGPRERLVDAKTMLPVKTQVPQGIYRLCSGARRSFFCRMKLKLPKRQIKDESDTSSSSISSNKRKSKLSTSRKYRVFQCTGYLKSWIPFKLEEQEDVDEQHSNMSCLVAIGRVQPNILEANIPSSLDNHPNIRQLLFISRHSVDGKFIFIDQRSTLVIGFLPQELLGTSFYEYFHHEDIPALAESHKTVLQNSEKITTQVYRFRCKENRFIQLQSEWKAFKNPWTLDIDYIIAKNTVFL is encoded by the exons gCAAAATCATAGTGAAATTGAGAAACGAAGACGAGATAAAATGAACACTTATATAAATGAGCTTTCGTCTATTATCCCAATATGTAATACAATGCATAGAAAGTTAGACAAACTGACAGTTCTCCGCTTGGCTGTACAGCACCTCAAAAGTGTTCGTGGAACTGTTAAACCTTTTTATGAATGCACTTATCAACCAGAATTTCTTTCGGACCAAGAGCTTAAAGATTTGATTTTACAAGCTGCAGATGGCTTTCTTTTCGTTGTTGGCTGCGACAGAGGTCGAATTCtatttatttcagaatcagTTTCTTCTGTCCTTAATTGTACGCAAAATGATTTGCTTGGTCAGAGTTGGTTTGATATTCTCCATCCAAAAGACGTAGCAAAAGTGAAGGAGCAGCTTTCATCTATGGAACCAGGCCCTCGGGAACGCCTAGTAGACGCTAAAA CAATGCTTCCGGTAAAAACCCAAGTACCCCAAGGCATATATCGCCTTTGTTCGGGAGCAAGAAGATCTTTTTTTTGCCGCATGAAATTGAAATTACCGAAGCGTCAAATTAAGGATGAATCAGATACTTCTTCAAGTTCAataagctcaaataaaagaaaatcaaaactaAGTACAAGCAGAAAATATCGCGTTTTTCAGTGTACAGGCTACCTCAAGTCATGGATACCTTTCAAACTTGAAGAGCAGGAAGATGTAGATGAACAACATTCAAATATGTCATGCCTTGTCGCAATAGGCAGGGTACAACCAAATATTTTAGAAGCTAATATACCATCGTCACTTGACAACCATCCAAACATTCGACAATTGTTATTCATATCTAGACATTCAGTAGATGGAAAATTCATATTTATTGACCAAAG GTCCACCCTTGTAATCGGGTTTTTGCCGCAAGAACTGCTTGGAACAAGTTTTTATGAGTATTTTCATCATGAAGACATACCAGCTCTTGCAGAATCCCACAAAACAGTGTtacaaaattcagaaaaaataacaacacaAGTTTACAGGTTCAGGTGCAAGGAAAATCGATTCATTCAATTACAAAGTGAATGGAAAGCTTTCAAAAACCCTTGGACGTTAGATATTGACTATATAATAGCCAAAAATACAGTTTTCTTATAA